Proteins encoded together in one Nitrospirota bacterium window:
- a CDS encoding peptidylprolyl isomerase: MTMQFQKIDPRVTITTKFGEIKIRFYPDDAPRHIENFINLVKMGFYNGTTFHRVVPGFIIQGGDPLSKNPDRSLHGSGSPGYWLNPETNDRPHKRGAVAMAKVPRESNSTRDPNDNGSQFYICVADNSGLDRTYTVFGEVFRGMEVVDKIVAAARDEADNPLEPITMTMTVKE, translated from the coding sequence ATGACGATGCAATTTCAAAAGATCGATCCGCGCGTCACCATCACAACGAAGTTCGGCGAGATCAAGATTCGCTTCTATCCGGACGACGCTCCTCGTCACATCGAAAACTTCATCAATCTAGTCAAAATGGGGTTCTATAATGGCACCACCTTTCACCGGGTCGTTCCAGGATTCATCATTCAAGGGGGCGACCCACTGAGCAAGAATCCCGACCGCTCTCTGCACGGGTCCGGCAGTCCCGGCTACTGGCTGAATCCCGAGACCAACGATCGTCCGCATAAACGCGGCGCTGTCGCCATGGCCAAGGTGCCACGGGAGAGCAACAGCACGCGAGACCCCAACGATAACGGCTCGCAGTTCTATATCTGTGTCGCGGACAACAGTGGACTGGATCGAACCTATACCGTCTTCGGCGAAGTCTTTCGAGGCATGGAAGTGGTGGACAAGATCGTCGCCGCCGCCCGTGACGAAGCCGACAATCCCCTGGAGCCGATTACCATGACGATGACGGTGAAGGAGTAA
- a CDS encoding peptidylprolyl isomerase: MNRLPTFHRVVPGSIIQGGDPLSKNPDRSLHGSGSPGYWLNPETNDRPHKRGAVAMAKMPRESNSTRDPNDNGSQFYICVADNSGLVRT, encoded by the coding sequence ATGAATAGGCTGCCCACTTTTCACCGTGTCGTTCCAGGATCCATCATTCAAGGGGGCGACCCACTGAGCAAGAATCCTGACCGCTCTCTGCACGGGTCCGGCAGTCCCGGTTATTGGCTGAATCCCGAGACCAACGATCGTCCGCATAAACGCGGCGCTGTCGCCATGGCCAAGATGCCACGGGAGAGCAACAGCACGCGAGACCCCAACGATAACGGCTCGCAGTTCTACATCTGTGTCGCGGACAA
- a CDS encoding OB-fold nucleic acid binding domain-containing protein: MRHILNNVLCLSISLGLIPAALAGDRLSISKILEHPSDYQAKVVIIEGTAKDISAIPIHRGVNRCGGSPAYDAQTFTLQDESGTIQIGSAGTCKPNATKLVLENEYLRIRGVVVANANDPKGIPVIYADAIDRLTP; this comes from the coding sequence ATGCGTCATATCTTGAACAACGTCTTATGCCTATCTATTTCTCTTGGACTGATCCCTGCCGCCTTGGCCGGCGATCGCCTTTCCATCAGCAAGATTTTAGAGCATCCCTCCGACTATCAGGCCAAAGTAGTAATCATAGAAGGGACTGCGAAGGACATCAGCGCCATTCCGATCCATCGCGGAGTGAACCGCTGCGGAGGCAGCCCAGCCTACGATGCGCAAACGTTTACGCTGCAAGACGAGTCGGGTACCATTCAAATCGGCTCGGCCGGCACGTGTAAACCGAATGCGACGAAGCTGGTTCTTGAAAACGAATATCTCCGCATCCGCGGGGTCGTAGTGGCGAATGCGAATGACCCCAAGGGAATTCCCGTGATCTACGCGGATGCAATCGACCGCCTGACGCCATAG